Genomic DNA from Methanofollis sp. W23:
AGAGATACATCAGCCCGAAAAAGTATGCCAGGACGTCAAGGGGAGGAGACGGCCTGAGCGGGTACCTGACCGCGAGCACCTGGGTGCCGATCCTGGCCAGCAGCAGGATAAAGAAAAAGAGAAACGAGGTGGAATAATGTGAAAATACCGCCCCGGCGATGAAGAGGTAGAGGAAGACCCGTGCCTTGAGGGGAGGGATCTCCCTGGACAGGAGCACCATGAGGGTGAGGGCCAGGAACAGGATGGCGATGAAGGTTCTCGCATTCGAGGCGGTCGAGAGGAACTGGGCCTGGAACATGAAAAAGACCGCGGCGAGAAAGGCATAGACCTCCTCGAAGTAGCGGCTCGAGATGAGATAGACGACCAGGGGGGCGACCGAGAAGATCAGGCAGAACAGTACCTTGAAGAGCATCTCTGGCGGGGGGTTGAGGAGGAGGTGATAGACCGCCGGGAGTATCGAGGTGCTCAGGCAGGAGTCGAGCTGCGCACTCCCGACCACCGACCAGTGGGCGTTCTCCAGGGTCATCATGAAGGTATAATATTCCATATGCGAATCGGTCCCGATGATATGGTTCGACCTGAGGGCAAGCATCAGGAGCAACGAGATGCTCAGGCTCAGGATCATGACAGGAAATATCCCGCGAGAGAGGCGGGCACGGGCGGACGCGACCACCCCGGCAAGGACCGGGACAGCGATCAGGACGGCGATCAGCATCCGGTGGTCCCCGGTCGTGTTCATCAGGTCCATCCCCACGATGATGAGGGCGGGGAGGAGTGCCGCCGGGATGAGCAGGACCTTGTCGGCGGGGGTGAGCCGCGGGACCTGGACCTGGATCTCCTGGCCGGCATTCTGCCAGTACCATGCCAGGGCGAGCCCGATGATGAGAAGGTCCACGACATCGATGAGGAGGCGGGGGCTCAGCGGGGTGGACACCCCGAGGACGAGGAGGAAGACCTGGTTGTACACCAGCCCGCCCGCGAGCATCAGGGCGATGCTGGTCCCGAAGGCGAGCACGGCCTTCTCCAGGAACCCGACGTCCTTTAACCTGAGCAGGGCGACGATCAGCCCGCCAGGCAGGAGAGAGAGGACAAAAAACCCGATGACCTGCCTGAAGACCGGGAGGTCGAACCTGGTGCTGAGGTCAAAGAGGATGACGCAAGCGATCACTCCAAAAAGGACGGTCTGCGCCTTGAGTTTCATCGTCTTCACCCCCTGACCGCCTGCAGGATCTTCTGGTACTGCCCGACCGCCGCTTCATAGGTATAGCCCTCTTCGATCGTCAGGCGCGCCGCCCTCCCGATCCCTGCCAGGTCTGCATGGCCCCGCACCTGCTCCAGGCACTGCCGGAGGGTCGCAGGGTCGTTGTCAGGGGCGATGAACCCGGTCACTCCGTCGGTGATCAGGTCAGGCACCCCGCCGACCGGGGTTGCCAGCACGACGCACCCGCAGGCCATCGCTTCGAGGACGATGTTGGGGAGACCTTCCTTGAACGAAGGGACGACCAGCACCTGGATCTCGTTGAGGTGCTCGTGCAGGCGGGTATTCTCCACCCATCCAGGGAGGTCGATGCGGGCGTCCATCCCGGCCCTGGCGACCCTCGTCTCGACCTCCTCCCTGAGCGGGCCGTCGCCGATGACCACCGCCCTGCCCTCGTGTGCCGCCAGGACGGCGATAAGCGCCCTGACATATTCCCTGGTCCCCTTCTCTTCTGAGAACCGCCCGACATACCCGAAGACATATTCCCGCGCCGCCAGGGGCTTTTTTGGCGTAAACCTGGCCGTGTCCACGTACAGGCTCCCTGGAAAGGTCTTGTGGGGGTGGCGGGTGAGGTCGTAGAGGTCGATGAAGGCCGGGCTTTCAGGGACGATCGCGTCGGCCGCCGCATAGGTGACCGCCTCGATACACCGGTACAGGAAGACGAGTGCTGGGTTCTTCTGGCGCCAGGAGCGCCGGATCACCTCTGATGTCCGGGCGTCGGTCCTGAGAAGAACCCGTTTGCCGGCGACCTTCGCGG
This window encodes:
- a CDS encoding DUF2206 domain-containing protein, encoding MKLKAQTVLFGVIACVILFDLSTRFDLPVFRQVIGFFVLSLLPGGLIVALLRLKDVGFLEKAVLAFGTSIALMLAGGLVYNQVFLLVLGVSTPLSPRLLIDVVDLLIIGLALAWYWQNAGQEIQVQVPRLTPADKVLLIPAALLPALIIVGMDLMNTTGDHRMLIAVLIAVPVLAGVVASARARLSRGIFPVMILSLSISLLLMLALRSNHIIGTDSHMEYYTFMMTLENAHWSVVGSAQLDSCLSTSILPAVYHLLLNPPPEMLFKVLFCLIFSVAPLVVYLISSRYFEEVYAFLAAVFFMFQAQFLSTASNARTFIAILFLALTLMVLLSREIPPLKARVFLYLFIAGAVFSHYSTSFLFFFILLLARIGTQVLAVRYPLRPSPPLDVLAYFFGLMYLWYALVTVVPAEMFVDFIHKTVDSSGYFLDPTARGDDVQKLFGSAAVEKGGPYRVQLMLTWATLGYIGMGLLSLLARFRENVADQKRCIRTSIEKRPAGGLFITLVIISFLILGLMIVMPYVSAGYEVSRVFPVSNILLSVLFVAGGLAISRVLMVCSSGRRRVQARYALSPYYRFQASLVILLILMVPYFYSVSGVVHTVSGDHRDLLFHDEGPQYEMKYVHDSESSSAQWLKEHMDPELKVFSDGCGVSRLMSQGPMNHRDVSSFIQYGWVPKKSYVYFRYLSVVDGDLIDYDGISRPVSEYTYIFEKKHKILSNGGSSVWG
- a CDS encoding glycosyltransferase family 4 protein, whose product is MPGPPITDTQVRPRVVLVTSRWFRNQNLYYTALKLVRILCPLSRDVTWILTQQPDKTYPPGECALVRVPDLEVERPYLARAWYLALHQARVTRQILRLARDQDVVVFAFGADYFVLPMLAAKVAGKRVLLRTDARTSEVIRRSWRQKNPALVFLYRCIEAVTYAAADAIVPESPAFIDLYDLTRHPHKTFPGSLYVDTARFTPKKPLAAREYVFGYVGRFSEEKGTREYVRALIAVLAAHEGRAVVIGDGPLREEVETRVARAGMDARIDLPGWVENTRLHEHLNEIQVLVVPSFKEGLPNIVLEAMACGCVVLATPVGGVPDLITDGVTGFIAPDNDPATLRQCLEQVRGHADLAGIGRAARLTIEEGYTYEAAVGQYQKILQAVRG